The Burkholderia sp. PAMC 26561 genome includes the window CCTGCGCAAGCACCGATGGTCAAACCTTTCGTCGATGAAAAATCGATCGAGGTCGTGCATCCGAACCTGACCAACGCCAAGTTCACACTCGCGGTTCCCGACTACGTGGCAGCGGCCGGCGTCCATACGTTCGCCGATTTGCAGAAGAACGCGGACAAGTTCGAAAGCAAGATCTACGGCATTGAACCGGGCGCGCCGGCGAACCAGAACATCAAGAAGATGGTCGATGAAAAGGCTTTCGGACTCAACGGCTGGAAGCTCGTCGAGTCGAGCGAGACCGGCATGCTCACGCAAGTCGAACGCGCTGTCCGCGAGAAGAAATGGATCGTGTTCCTCGCATGGGAACCGCATCTGATGAACACGAAGTTCCATCTCACTTACCTTGATGGCGGCGACAAATACTTCGGTCCGAACTTCGGCGGCGCGACGGTCAACACAGTTGCACGGACCGGGTATATCGGCGAATGCCCTAACGTTGGACGCCTCTTGAAGCAGATGACCTTCAACGTCGACCTCGAGAACGGGATCATCACGGACGTGCTGGAAAACAAGACCAACATTGACACCGCTGCCACAGCGGCGCTCAAGCGCAATCCCGATGTCGTGAAGGGCTGGCTCGATGGCGTGACCACCGCCACAGGCGGAAATGGTTTGCAAGCCGTACAAACCGCGCTTGGCTCCAAATAACAACACACGTCGCACATAGGCAGGTTTGCGTCGCAAACCGTCGAGCCCCGGTAAATATGGACTCGTACTTTTGCATGGCTGGTTCCTGCATCGGAAAGTACCGCAGCAG containing:
- a CDS encoding choline ABC transporter substrate-binding protein; translated protein: MKKPFKQALFCIAALCVSVGSVIAAEPQSCLQVKMADPGWTDIDATNAMAGVVLKALGYKQTVSNLSVPITYQGLKKGQIDAFLGNWMPAQAPMVKPFVDEKSIEVVHPNLTNAKFTLAVPDYVAAAGVHTFADLQKNADKFESKIYGIEPGAPANQNIKKMVDEKAFGLNGWKLVESSETGMLTQVERAVREKKWIVFLAWEPHLMNTKFHLTYLDGGDKYFGPNFGGATVNTVARTGYIGECPNVGRLLKQMTFNVDLENGIITDVLENKTNIDTAATAALKRNPDVVKGWLDGVTTATGGNGLQAVQTALGSK